One stretch of Tenacibaculum sp. MAR_2010_89 DNA includes these proteins:
- a CDS encoding T9SS type A sorting domain-containing protein, with the protein MKKNYFFLLLCVFSFLTISGQTNLVPNGNMESWDASDSNPTKWFRFSNGKWKKSSDAQNKTASLELEITTGQTQNFIFSPNIPFVKDTKYIGIFYYKLVSGTFSKVNFNLVHKPGSFPENLSTKEFTNFPTDKWTKGEFEFTATTSENIQVYIKTYGDVGSKILIDNVSVFDANSIVIIPDVNFKKALLNHSQKIDTNNDGEIQFSEANSFGPYLSTSSYGKADDEKIKDLTGIEYFTKITGLNCSGNKISNINLTNNKELYEIKLSSNNITNIDISKNLNLVHLSCNYNQISQIDVSKNTNLKRLDFTSNKLTQLDIKNNKLLEILNCNNNMLLELDLVNNKKLTELKCNKNKLTTLNLSSFNNLKKLDCDYNSITDLNISNSDQLTNINCIYNKLSNLDVTTCTSLNELIFYNNSITSIDLTNNIKLTKLSCYNNQITELNVSKNINLLELGASGNSILSLDVSKNTKLKKLYCSSNKLTNIDVSKNPDLNILNCDHNKLNNLDLTNNTSLIQVRCAWNQIKSLNLSNSPDLTHLSSSYNELTELNIKNGANEKLYLMEAATNKLLCIQVDNPLNANSNSKWSKDHYATYSENCSSLSTEVINIPDSNFKKYLLNSTIINGNGDNEIQLLEAKSYPGSIYINNSHSNISEKIKDLTGIEAFEKMTSLDCSYNLLTALDLSKNTKLTFLSCKDNNLKELNIQNGNNASLSNLDTKYNSSLTCIQVDSKSEAEAKTNWEKDNIAIYSENCGATASIDKLFTNQLNIYPNPVINSLKITTQNNQIIKNISIFNTLGKKVLQTSKLNINTTSLNQGLYLIKIESTDNKIALKKFIKQ; encoded by the coding sequence ATGAAGAAAAACTACTTTTTTTTATTGCTTTGCGTATTCTCCTTTCTAACTATTTCAGGTCAAACTAATTTGGTTCCCAATGGAAACATGGAAAGTTGGGATGCTTCTGATTCTAATCCTACAAAGTGGTTTAGATTTAGTAATGGAAAATGGAAAAAAAGCTCAGATGCTCAAAATAAAACTGCTAGTTTAGAGCTAGAAATTACTACTGGGCAAACTCAAAATTTTATCTTTTCTCCAAATATTCCATTTGTTAAGGATACTAAGTACATAGGTATCTTTTATTATAAGTTAGTTTCAGGTACTTTTAGTAAAGTAAATTTTAACTTGGTACACAAACCAGGAAGTTTCCCTGAAAACTTATCTACTAAAGAGTTTACAAATTTCCCTACTGATAAATGGACAAAAGGAGAATTTGAGTTTACTGCAACAACTAGTGAAAACATACAAGTATATATCAAAACTTATGGAGATGTAGGTTCAAAAATACTTATTGACAATGTTTCTGTTTTCGATGCAAATTCAATTGTAATTATACCAGATGTTAATTTTAAAAAGGCTTTGCTTAATCATTCTCAAAAAATAGATACGAATAACGATGGAGAAATTCAATTTTCAGAAGCTAACTCTTTTGGTCCTTACCTTAGTACTAGCTCATATGGAAAAGCAGATGATGAAAAAATTAAAGATTTAACTGGTATTGAGTATTTTACTAAAATTACAGGATTAAATTGTTCAGGAAATAAAATTTCTAATATAAACTTAACAAATAACAAGGAATTATACGAAATAAAATTAAGCTCAAATAATATCACAAACATTGATATTTCTAAAAACTTAAACCTTGTACATTTAAGTTGTAATTATAATCAGATAAGTCAAATAGATGTTTCAAAAAACACAAACTTAAAACGTTTAGATTTTACGTCAAATAAACTTACTCAATTAGATATAAAAAACAATAAGTTATTAGAAATTTTAAATTGTAATAATAACATGTTACTTGAATTAGATTTAGTTAACAATAAAAAGTTAACTGAATTGAAATGCAATAAAAACAAATTAACAACTCTTAATTTATCTTCTTTTAATAATTTAAAAAAATTAGATTGCGACTATAATTCCATAACAGATTTAAATATTTCTAACAGTGATCAATTAACAAATATTAACTGTATCTATAATAAGTTATCAAACTTGGATGTTACCACCTGTACTTCTTTAAATGAATTAATTTTTTATAATAATTCAATCACAAGTATTGATTTAACAAACAATATCAAATTAACGAAACTTTCTTGTTATAATAATCAAATTACTGAATTAAATGTATCAAAAAATATTAACTTATTAGAACTAGGAGCATCAGGAAATTCTATTTTGAGTTTAGATGTATCAAAAAACACAAAACTAAAAAAGTTATATTGTAGTAGTAATAAACTAACCAATATAGATGTGTCAAAAAACCCTGATTTAAATATTCTAAATTGTGATCATAATAAATTAAACAATTTAGATTTAACAAATAATACTTCTCTTATACAAGTACGTTGTGCTTGGAATCAAATTAAAAGTTTAAACTTATCTAATAGTCCTGATTTAACACATTTATCTTCTAGTTATAATGAACTTACAGAGTTAAACATAAAAAATGGAGCTAATGAAAAGTTATATTTAATGGAAGCAGCTACTAATAAACTATTATGTATTCAAGTTGACAATCCTTTAAATGCAAATAGTAATAGCAAATGGAGTAAAGACCATTATGCAACTTATAGTGAAAACTGTTCAAGTTTATCTACAGAAGTAATTAATATTCCTGATTCAAATTTCAAGAAATATTTGCTAAATAGTACTATAATTAATGGAAATGGAGATAACGAAATACAATTACTAGAAGCTAAAAGTTATCCTGGTAGTATATATATTAATAATTCGCATAGTAATATTTCTGAAAAAATCAAGGACTTAACTGGTATTGAGGCTTTTGAAAAAATGACTAGTTTAGATTGTAGTTATAATTTACTAACGGCATTAGATCTTTCAAAGAATACAAAATTAACTTTTTTATCTTGTAAGGATAATAATTTAAAAGAATTAAATATCCAAAACGGTAACAATGCTTCTTTATCTAATCTAGATACTAAATACAATAGTAGTTTAACTTGTATTCAAGTTGACTCAAAAAGTGAAGCTGAAGCTAAAACTAATTGGGAAAAAGATAATATTGCTATTTACAGTGAAAATTGTGGTGCTACAGCAAGCATTGATAAACTATTTACAAATCAATTAAACATTTACCCAAACCCGGTAATAAATAGCTTAAAAATTACAACTCAGAACAATCAGATAATTAAAAATATTAGTATTTTTAATACTTTAGGTAAAAAGGTTCTTCAAACATCAAAATTAAATATAAATACAACTTCATTAAATCAAGGCTTATATTTAATAAAAATTGAAAGCACAGATAATAAAATTGCTTTAAAAAAATTCATTAAACAGTAA
- a CDS encoding Crp/Fnr family transcriptional regulator — protein MIPQETLLNFGAQIKHFEKNSLIFSENDIARNYYQIVIGAVKMNNFNDEGKEFIQGIFYKNQSFGEPPLFIDVKYPANAVTLSESNIIVLPKSKLLLLLEKHPEIHLKITQSLAQRLYYKAIIASEISSQEPGHRVLRFFDYLKNDVYKLHGQFNFKIPHTRQQIADILGLRVETTIRAIKNLEKKGYLKIINRKVYR, from the coding sequence ATGATTCCACAAGAAACCTTATTAAATTTTGGAGCTCAAATAAAACATTTTGAAAAAAACAGCTTAATTTTTTCAGAAAACGATATTGCACGTAATTATTATCAAATAGTTATTGGTGCTGTAAAAATGAATAATTTTAATGATGAAGGAAAGGAATTTATTCAAGGTATATTTTACAAAAATCAAAGTTTTGGAGAACCCCCTTTATTTATTGATGTAAAATATCCCGCTAATGCAGTAACTTTATCAGAATCAAACATTATTGTCCTTCCAAAAAGCAAACTTTTACTTTTATTAGAGAAACATCCAGAAATTCATTTAAAAATAACTCAAAGTTTAGCACAACGATTATACTACAAAGCCATTATTGCTTCAGAAATTTCAAGTCAAGAACCAGGACATAGAGTACTTCGATTTTTTGATTATCTTAAAAATGATGTTTATAAGTTACATGGTCAATTTAATTTTAAAATTCCTCACACACGACAACAAATAGCAGATATTTTAGGGCTTAGAGTTGAAACAACGATAAGAGCCATCAAAAACTTGGAAAAAAAAGGATATTTAAAAATAATTAATAGAAAAGTATATCGATAA
- a CDS encoding group III truncated hemoglobin, translating to MSKREITTRDDVFLLVSTFYDKIKKDDFIGPIFLKVIPEKMWDSHLEKLTDFWETNLFFVRKFKGNPMKVHKDVDKEFSYGISQEHFGRWLQLWFSTIDDLFIGTKANEAKERARNIASMLFFKMFEVKPKPSIQ from the coding sequence ATGAGCAAGAGAGAAATAACTACAAGAGATGATGTTTTTTTATTAGTATCGACATTTTACGATAAGATTAAAAAAGACGATTTTATTGGTCCAATTTTTTTAAAAGTAATACCAGAAAAAATGTGGGATAGTCATTTGGAAAAGCTTACGGATTTCTGGGAAACTAATTTGTTTTTTGTTAGAAAATTTAAAGGTAATCCAATGAAAGTTCATAAAGATGTTGATAAAGAGTTTAGTTATGGTATTTCTCAAGAACATTTTGGTAGGTGGCTTCAATTATGGTTTTCAACAATAGATGATTTATTTATTGGTACTAAAGCAAATGAAGCTAAAGAAAGAGCACGAAACATAGCTTCTATGCTCTTTTTTAAAATGTTCGAAGTAAAACCTAAGCCATCAATTCAATAA